The Arachis hypogaea cultivar Tifrunner chromosome 16, arahy.Tifrunner.gnm2.J5K5, whole genome shotgun sequence genome contains a region encoding:
- the LOC140179834 gene encoding uncharacterized protein isoform X1, translating to MKLHMSNDIMTFNPKPPDTAINSSSHCRCPRTKTMKQFHCGDPSRAGILLFYMLLFMQAFIATSVELKLQAWRHQTTDRFRYLRQIKRRTLGTVQLYLVTLHKGITRVSNSQFSAIGWRICSQDCVGDALIVGSENGWYPGLDWQPKEVYRNAKVSHDWIVLASFRVCMESINVSKLLVPNPHCAVTRGALRTLEPGKPIVDDVLILLASMLT from the exons ATGAAATTGCATATGTCTAATGACATTATGACCTTTAACCCTAAACCACCTGATACCGCCATCAATTCTTCCTCCCACTGCCGTTGTCCCCGAACGAAGACAATGAAGCAATTCCATTGTGGGGATCCTTCACGGGCAGGAATTCTGTTATTTTACATGCTACTATTTATGCAAGCTTTTATTGCTACCTCCGTTGAGCTAAAGTTGCAGGCATGGAGGCACCAAACCACAGACCGATTCAGATATCTTCGGCAGATCAAACGAAGGACTTTGGGGACAGTCCAACTCTATCTTGTGACTCTGCATAAAGGCATCACTCGGGTCTCCAACAGCCAATTCTCTGCAATC GGATGGCGAATTTGCAGCCAAGATTGCGTAGGAGACGCTCTCATCGTTGGTTCGGAAAATGGATGGTATCCAGGGTTAGATTGGCAACCTAAAGAAGTTTATCGAAACGCAAAAGTGTCTCATGATTGGATAGTGTTGGCTTCTTTTAGAGTCTGTATGGAAAGCATTAATGTGAG TAAGCTGCTTGTTCCTAACCCTCACTGTGCCGTCACACGTGGGGCACTGAGGACCCTTGAGCCCGGAAAGCCCATCGTGGATGAT GTTTTGATACTGCTTGCCTCAATGCTTACTTGA
- the LOC140179834 gene encoding uncharacterized protein isoform X2: protein MKQFHCGDPSRAGILLFYMLLFMQAFIATSVELKLQAWRHQTTDRFRYLRQIKRRTLGTVQLYLVTLHKGITRVSNSQFSAIGWRICSQDCVGDALIVGSENGWYPGLDWQPKEVYRNAKVSHDWIVLASFRVCMESINVSKLLVPNPHCAVTRGALRTLEPGKPIVDDVLILLASMLT from the exons ATGAAGCAATTCCATTGTGGGGATCCTTCACGGGCAGGAATTCTGTTATTTTACATGCTACTATTTATGCAAGCTTTTATTGCTACCTCCGTTGAGCTAAAGTTGCAGGCATGGAGGCACCAAACCACAGACCGATTCAGATATCTTCGGCAGATCAAACGAAGGACTTTGGGGACAGTCCAACTCTATCTTGTGACTCTGCATAAAGGCATCACTCGGGTCTCCAACAGCCAATTCTCTGCAATC GGATGGCGAATTTGCAGCCAAGATTGCGTAGGAGACGCTCTCATCGTTGGTTCGGAAAATGGATGGTATCCAGGGTTAGATTGGCAACCTAAAGAAGTTTATCGAAACGCAAAAGTGTCTCATGATTGGATAGTGTTGGCTTCTTTTAGAGTCTGTATGGAAAGCATTAATGTGAG TAAGCTGCTTGTTCCTAACCCTCACTGTGCCGTCACACGTGGGGCACTGAGGACCCTTGAGCCCGGAAAGCCCATCGTGGATGAT GTTTTGATACTGCTTGCCTCAATGCTTACTTGA